In the genome of Paenibacillus pabuli, one region contains:
- the panB gene encoding 3-methyl-2-oxobutanoate hydroxymethyltransferase, with amino-acid sequence MANKQALNIVKMKKYKQDGVPLSMITAYDYPTAQLAEEAGIDLILVGDSLGNVVLGYNSTLPVTIDDMVYHTRSVVRGAGNTFIVADMPFMTYHGSVDETLKGVRRLMQEGHAHAVKMEGGLEIADTVKAVVRAGVPVLGHIGLTPQSVNQIGGYRIQGKDAADAKRLMDEAKALEAAGAFGIVLELVTEEVARAISEELSIPTIGIGAGRGCDGQVLVFHDVVQYASPYTPKRFVKSYGDVGTLIRNSIESYVKEVKDRSFPAEEHVFTAADGVLDQLYGHRKEKVETSV; translated from the coding sequence ATGGCAAATAAACAGGCTTTGAATATTGTGAAAATGAAAAAATATAAGCAGGACGGCGTGCCGCTTAGCATGATAACAGCTTACGATTATCCAACAGCCCAATTGGCCGAGGAAGCAGGTATCGACCTCATTCTGGTTGGTGATTCACTGGGAAACGTGGTACTGGGTTATAATTCCACCTTACCTGTTACGATCGACGATATGGTGTACCATACACGTTCTGTAGTACGTGGTGCGGGAAATACATTTATCGTGGCTGATATGCCCTTCATGACGTATCATGGCAGTGTGGACGAGACACTCAAAGGTGTCCGTCGTCTGATGCAGGAAGGTCACGCACATGCGGTCAAGATGGAGGGCGGTCTCGAAATTGCAGATACGGTAAAAGCGGTTGTGCGAGCCGGTGTACCTGTCCTCGGACATATCGGGCTTACACCACAATCCGTGAATCAAATTGGCGGTTATCGTATTCAGGGCAAGGATGCTGCAGATGCCAAACGGCTGATGGACGAAGCCAAGGCGCTTGAAGCTGCCGGAGCTTTCGGCATTGTGCTTGAACTGGTCACGGAAGAAGTGGCAAGAGCGATCTCGGAAGAACTGTCTATTCCCACGATTGGTATCGGAGCAGGTAGAGGGTGCGATGGCCAGGTACTGGTATTCCATGATGTGGTTCAGTATGCTTCCCCGTATACGCCAAAACGCTTTGTCAAATCGTATGGAGATGTAGGTACATTGATTCGCAATAGCATTGAATCCTATGTGAAAGAAGTCAAGGATCGCTCATTCCCGGCAGAAGAGCATGTATTTACCGCAGCTGACGGCGTTCTGGATCAGCTGTATGGACATCGTAAAGAAAAGGTGGAGACGAGCGTATGA
- a CDS encoding biotin--[acetyl-CoA-carboxylase] ligase — protein sequence MTKHEELLHMLLDAEGEFVSGEEISRNLSISRTAVWKHVNKLRDMGYEFEAVSRKGYRLVTKPDSIDATALQLALETTVFGRKASILNSTLSTQGDVQQLAEQGQGEGAVVLAEEQTGGRGRFGRKWFSPPGRGIWMSVLMRPELALQNTPQLTLLTGVAVCRAIRSFTGADAGIKWPNDLLIDGRKVCGILLESTVEDHELRYCIAGIGVDVNFDPKDYPEDLISIATSLKMETGHTIDRTKLAAAILSELERLYFLYQKEGFGVISSLWEALSVSMNREIKVTNPQGIIEGTAIGLDPSGALIVEKGNGERVSVYSGEVSLLN from the coding sequence ATGACAAAGCATGAGGAACTGTTACATATGTTACTGGATGCCGAAGGAGAGTTTGTGTCTGGTGAAGAGATCAGTCGCAACCTTTCCATTAGCCGAACGGCCGTGTGGAAGCACGTCAACAAACTGCGTGACATGGGTTATGAGTTTGAGGCCGTATCTCGCAAAGGGTATCGCTTGGTCACAAAACCGGACAGTATCGATGCCACAGCGCTTCAGCTCGCACTGGAAACGACGGTGTTCGGTCGGAAAGCGAGTATTCTGAACTCCACGTTGTCCACCCAAGGTGACGTTCAGCAACTGGCTGAACAGGGGCAGGGCGAAGGGGCAGTGGTTCTGGCGGAAGAACAGACGGGTGGACGAGGCCGCTTTGGACGTAAATGGTTCTCCCCACCTGGACGAGGCATCTGGATGAGTGTTCTAATGCGTCCAGAGCTTGCACTGCAAAATACACCACAGCTTACGCTATTAACGGGTGTGGCGGTGTGTCGTGCCATTCGGTCATTTACAGGTGCTGATGCGGGGATCAAATGGCCTAATGATCTTTTGATTGATGGCCGCAAGGTATGTGGGATTCTGCTAGAATCAACCGTGGAAGACCACGAATTACGCTACTGTATCGCAGGCATAGGCGTGGATGTGAACTTCGACCCCAAGGATTATCCCGAGGATCTAATATCAATCGCAACTTCACTTAAGATGGAGACGGGACATACCATAGACCGAACCAAACTTGCAGCGGCCATTCTCTCGGAATTGGAGCGTTTGTATTTTTTGTATCAAAAGGAAGGGTTTGGTGTGATCTCTTCGCTCTGGGAAGCTTTGTCCGTATCCATGAACCGTGAAATTAAGGTGACTAATCCGCAGGGGATCATCGAGGGTACAGCTATAGGCCTTGATCCTTCTGGGGCATTGATTGTGGAGAAGGGAAACGGGGAGCGTGTATCGGTTTACTCCGGTGAAGTATCATTGCTGAATTAA
- a CDS encoding CCA tRNA nucleotidyltransferase produces the protein MVQWTQVDHEMARQSEQVLRTLNEKGHEAYWVGGCVRDELLKRSVDDMDITTSASPEQVMELFADCIPTGLQHGTVTVRSGGFYFEVTTFRTESEYKDNRRPAAVQFVQDVKEDLQRRDFTMNALAMDRDGNIVDPFGGQSDIRDGRVRCVGSAAERFGEDALRMLRCVRFASVFDFKIAYNTWKGLVRQKDLLQHIAMERVRTEMVKMMAGPHPLRGLELLFRSRALEHVKAPIHRERFNKALMANMEQLMEENVLLRWSVMLIAGHYTQDEADALLRKWTFSNDDRSRINGVLQVEQLIQTVVHGQKDEEALRSEWIVTVLSCGRQATEDWLMIQAMLPQGWRDQEALNEEQIGVIQSRGTAWSQSMKVHELKDLHITGENVLQLLGRKGGPWLGQLMKYLLRETAIGNIANQHDMLINEVKRVAADDKA, from the coding sequence GTGGTTCAATGGACACAGGTAGATCATGAAATGGCAAGACAAAGTGAACAGGTACTGCGAACACTAAATGAAAAAGGGCATGAAGCTTATTGGGTCGGTGGTTGTGTGCGTGATGAACTGCTGAAACGCAGCGTGGATGATATGGATATCACCACGTCAGCTTCCCCTGAGCAAGTCATGGAACTGTTCGCGGATTGTATTCCTACAGGCCTCCAGCATGGAACGGTTACTGTTCGTTCAGGAGGCTTTTACTTTGAAGTTACGACATTCCGTACCGAATCTGAATATAAGGATAATCGAAGACCCGCTGCCGTTCAATTTGTGCAGGATGTCAAAGAAGATTTGCAGCGACGTGACTTCACCATGAATGCTCTCGCTATGGATCGAGATGGAAATATCGTTGATCCTTTTGGCGGGCAATCGGATATTCGGGATGGACGGGTCAGATGTGTGGGATCGGCGGCAGAGCGCTTTGGTGAAGATGCGCTGCGGATGCTTAGATGTGTTCGTTTTGCTTCGGTATTTGATTTCAAAATTGCCTACAACACCTGGAAGGGTTTAGTACGACAAAAGGATCTGCTTCAACATATCGCCATGGAAAGAGTACGTACCGAAATGGTGAAAATGATGGCAGGACCCCATCCACTGCGCGGTCTGGAACTGCTGTTTCGCAGCCGAGCGCTGGAGCATGTGAAGGCACCTATCCACAGGGAGCGATTCAATAAAGCTCTCATGGCCAATATGGAACAATTGATGGAAGAGAACGTTTTATTGCGCTGGTCCGTAATGCTGATTGCCGGCCATTATACGCAAGATGAAGCAGATGCTTTGCTTCGAAAGTGGACATTTTCTAATGACGATCGTTCCCGCATCAATGGAGTTCTCCAGGTCGAACAGTTGATTCAAACGGTCGTACACGGGCAGAAAGATGAAGAGGCTCTGCGATCAGAATGGATTGTAACTGTGCTGTCTTGCGGACGTCAGGCAACCGAGGATTGGCTTATGATTCAAGCAATGCTTCCACAAGGTTGGCGAGATCAAGAGGCTCTGAACGAAGAGCAGATCGGGGTAATACAATCCCGAGGTACAGCATGGAGTCAATCCATGAAGGTTCATGAACTAAAAGATCTGCATATCACGGGTGAGAACGTTTTGCAGCTTCTTGGACGCAAGGGTGGACCGTGGCTGGGACAATTGATGAAATATCTTTTAAGAGAGACTGCGATTGGAAATATAGCGAATCAGCATGACATGCTGATCAACGAAGTAAAGCGGGTGGCTGCAGATGACAAAGCATGA
- the bshA gene encoding N-acetyl-alpha-D-glucosaminyl L-malate synthase BshA yields MDQKLKIGITCYPSLGGSGVVATELGKLLAEQGHQVHFIANSIPFRLGKFQKNIFYHEVEVNDYYVFRYPPYDLSLATKMAQVAKAQQLDLLHVHYAVPHAVCAFLAKQMVGEDLKVVTTLHGTDITVLAQDESLKDLIRLAINESDAVTAVSQDLIRETVDLLDIGRPIDLTYNFIDKRIYYPRDAASLRRDFAAPHEKILMHISNFRPVKRTQDVVEVFRQVQEQVPAKLLFVGEGPDLPKIQWKINELGLNDKVHFLGKQDDIAQVISMADVLMLPSEKESFGLVALEAMACGVPTIGSQAGGIPELVLHGKTGFLSPIGDTQSMAENTIRLLTDDRLTADFREACLRRAHHDFCNDAIRHEYEQIYYRVLGREVPNLKPICG; encoded by the coding sequence ATGGATCAAAAGTTAAAAATTGGTATTACCTGTTATCCGTCCCTCGGAGGGTCTGGCGTTGTCGCAACGGAGCTGGGCAAATTGCTTGCCGAACAGGGTCACCAGGTTCATTTTATTGCCAACAGTATCCCGTTTAGACTGGGTAAATTCCAGAAAAATATTTTTTATCATGAAGTTGAGGTCAACGATTATTACGTCTTCCGTTACCCGCCGTATGACCTATCATTGGCCACGAAAATGGCGCAAGTAGCCAAAGCACAGCAACTGGATCTGCTGCATGTTCATTATGCAGTGCCACATGCGGTGTGTGCCTTCCTGGCAAAACAAATGGTTGGTGAGGATCTAAAGGTGGTTACAACGTTACACGGAACAGATATTACTGTACTGGCTCAGGATGAGTCTTTGAAGGATTTGATTCGACTGGCCATTAACGAGAGTGATGCGGTTACTGCTGTATCCCAGGATTTGATTCGTGAAACGGTTGATTTGCTTGATATTGGGCGTCCAATTGATCTGACCTATAACTTTATTGATAAAAGAATTTATTATCCACGTGATGCAGCAAGTCTGCGTAGAGACTTCGCGGCACCTCACGAAAAAATATTGATGCATATCTCCAACTTCCGACCTGTGAAGAGAACACAGGACGTGGTAGAAGTGTTCCGTCAGGTACAGGAGCAAGTTCCTGCCAAACTGTTATTTGTTGGAGAAGGGCCGGATCTGCCGAAGATTCAATGGAAAATTAATGAACTTGGGCTGAATGACAAGGTTCATTTCCTAGGCAAGCAGGATGATATTGCTCAAGTCATTTCGATGGCTGATGTGCTTATGCTGCCGTCGGAGAAAGAAAGTTTCGGACTGGTGGCACTTGAAGCTATGGCTTGTGGTGTGCCTACCATTGGATCACAGGCCGGTGGTATCCCGGAACTGGTATTGCACGGCAAGACCGGATTTTTATCTCCAATCGGCGATACGCAATCAATGGCGGAGAACACGATTCGCTTGTTGACAGACGACCGTTTGACAGCGGATTTCAGAGAAGCGTGCTTGAGACGGGCACACCATGATTTCTGCAATGATGCCATTCGGCATGAATATGAACAAATATACTACCGGGTACTGGGACGTGAGGTTCCGAATCTGAAGCCGATTTGTGGCTGA